The following proteins are co-located in the Streptomyces sp. DT2A-34 genome:
- a CDS encoding 2-oxo-4-hydroxy-4-carboxy-5-ureidoimidazoline decarboxylase — protein sequence MTPTHLPGPVAIPSLPEQTRTPPSPTALESFNSAPADGLLRTLLTCLHSPRWAARIADHRPYPDVDSLLAASDEAAYDLAPGDLAEALAGETLPVLPEGAYGAAYTAMSAANAAYEARFGHAFVICLDGLAPNEALDHVLAGIRSRLTNDPEEERVLAAEELRRLARARLVDSLGARGTARPAPTAPHSANNHTHRPISRQ from the coding sequence GTGACGCCCACACACCTTCCTGGCCCAGTCGCCATACCGTCGCTGCCCGAGCAGACCCGCACTCCACCGTCCCCCACCGCGCTGGAGTCCTTCAACTCTGCCCCCGCCGACGGCCTCCTGCGCACCCTCCTGACCTGCCTCCACAGCCCCCGCTGGGCCGCCCGCATCGCCGACCACCGCCCGTACCCCGACGTCGACTCCTTGTTGGCGGCTTCGGACGAGGCGGCGTACGACCTGGCTCCGGGGGATCTGGCGGAGGCACTGGCAGGAGAAACGTTGCCTGTACTGCCGGAAGGGGCGTACGGGGCGGCGTATACAGCCATGAGTGCCGCGAATGCCGCATACGAGGCGAGGTTCGGCCACGCGTTCGTCATCTGCCTGGACGGCCTGGCACCGAACGAGGCCCTGGACCACGTCCTCGCAGGCATCCGATCACGATTGACAAACGATCCGGAAGAAGAGCGGGTCCTTGCGGCAGAGGAACTCCGGCGCCTTGCAAGAGCACGGTTGGTCGACTCCCTAGGGGCGCGGGGAACCGCGCGACCAGCCCCAACGGCGCCGCACTCGGCAAATAACCACACACACCGCCCAATTAGCCGCCAATAA
- the sdhC gene encoding succinate dehydrogenase, cytochrome b556 subunit: MPAGTLYRGREGMWSWVAHRVTGVLIFFFLFVHVLDTALVRVSPEDYDKVVATYKTPIVALLEYGLVAAILFHALNGLRVIAVDFWSKGPRYQKQMLWSVVGLWVVLMVGAIYPVLGHAARELFGS, translated from the coding sequence GTGCCGGCTGGAACGCTGTACCGCGGCCGGGAAGGAATGTGGTCCTGGGTGGCTCACCGAGTCACCGGCGTCCTCATTTTCTTCTTCCTGTTCGTTCACGTGCTGGACACCGCACTCGTCCGAGTGTCGCCCGAGGACTACGACAAGGTCGTAGCCACGTACAAGACGCCAATCGTCGCGCTGCTGGAGTACGGCCTCGTCGCCGCCATCCTCTTCCACGCGCTCAACGGCCTGCGCGTCATCGCCGTCGACTTCTGGTCGAAGGGCCCGCGCTACCAGAAGCAGATGCTCTGGTCCGTCGTCGGCCTCTGGGTCGTGCTGATGGTCGGGGCGATCTACCCCGTCCTCGGCCACGCCGCTCGTGAACTCTTCGGGAGCTGA
- a CDS encoding succinate dehydrogenase hydrophobic membrane anchor subunit: MSDNTVTTEKTATGVGPVEGESLYNVDNPAPLIEAPRKRTKKTPKSTRGNFEMAAWLFMRLSGIVLVVLVIGHLLIQLVLDGGVSKIGFAFVAGRWASPFWQVWDLLMLWLAMLHGANGLRTVINDYAERANTRLWLKGLLYTATVFTILLGTLVIFTFDPNIR; this comes from the coding sequence ATGTCTGACAACACAGTCACCACTGAGAAGACCGCGACCGGGGTCGGCCCCGTCGAGGGCGAGTCCCTCTACAACGTCGACAACCCGGCCCCCCTCATCGAGGCCCCGCGCAAGCGCACCAAGAAGACCCCGAAGTCCACGCGGGGCAACTTCGAGATGGCCGCCTGGCTGTTCATGCGCCTGTCCGGCATCGTGCTGGTGGTCCTGGTCATCGGCCACCTGCTGATCCAGCTCGTGCTGGACGGCGGCGTATCGAAGATCGGTTTCGCCTTCGTGGCGGGCCGCTGGGCAAGCCCCTTCTGGCAGGTCTGGGACCTGTTGATGCTCTGGCTCGCGATGCTGCACGGCGCCAACGGCCTGCGCACGGTCATCAACGACTACGCGGAGCGCGCGAACACCCGCCTGTGGCTCAAGGGCCTGCTCTACACCGCCACGGTGTTCACCATCCTGCTGGGCACGCTGGTGATCTTCACCTTCGACCCGAACATCCGCTAG